One segment of Panthera leo isolate Ple1 chromosome A3, P.leo_Ple1_pat1.1, whole genome shotgun sequence DNA contains the following:
- the ACTR1B gene encoding beta-centractin isoform X2 encodes MRVMAGALEGDLFIGPKAEEHRGLLAIRYPMEHGVVRDWNDMERIWQYVYSKDQLQTFSEEHPVLLTEAPLNPSKNREKAAEVFFETFNVPALFISMQAVLSLYATGRTTGVVLDSGDGVTHAVPIYEGFAMPHSIMRVDIAGRDVSRYLRLLLRKEGVDFHTSAEFEVVRTIKERACYLSINPQKDEALETEKVQYTLPDGSMLDVGPARFRAPELLFQPDLVGDESEGLHEVLAFAIHKSDMDLRRTLFANIVLSGGSTLFKGFGDRLLSEVKKLAPKDVKIKISAPQERLYSTWIGGSILASLDTFKKMWVSKKEYEEDGSRAIHRKTF; translated from the exons GAGCACCGGGGGCTGCTGGCCATCCGCTACCCCATGGAGCACGGCGTGGTGCGAGACTGGAACGACATGGAGCGCATCTGGCAGTACGTCTACTCCAAGGATCAGCTGCAGACTTTCTCCGAGGAG CATCCTGTTCTCCTAACGGAGGCCCCACTGAACCCGAGTAAGAACCGGGAGAAGGCAGCAGAGGTGTTCTTTGAGACCTTCAACGTGCCAGCCCTGTTTATCTCCATGCAGGCTGTGCTCAGCCT GTATGCAACAGGACGCACGACGGGAGTGGTTTTAGACTCAGGGGACGGGGTCACTCATGCTGTCCCCATCTACGAGGGCTTTGCCATGCCGCACTCCATCATGCGGGTGGACATTGCTGGTCGTGATGTCTCCCGCTATCTCCGGCTACTGCTGCGCAAGGAAGGAGTTGACTTTCACACCTCAGCTGAGTTTGAGGTTGTCCGGACCATCAAAGAG CGAGCCTGTTacctctccatcaaccctcagaagGATGAGGCTCTGGAGACAGAGAAGGTGCAGTACACCTTGCCAGATGGCAGCATGCTGGAT GTGGGGCCAGCGCGGTTCCGGGCCCCTGAGCTGCTGTTCCAGCCAGACCTGGTAGGTGATGAGAGTGAGGGGCTCCATGAGGTGCTAGCCTTTGCCATTCACAAGTCTGACATGGACCTTCGCCGGACACTGTTCGCCAACATCGTGCTTTCGGGTGGCTCCACACTTTTCAAAG GCTTCGGTGACCGATTGCTAAGTGAAGTGAAGAAGCTTGCCCCAAAGGATGTCAAAATCAAG ATCTCGGCCCCTCAGGAACGGCTGTACTCCACATGGATTGG TGGCTCCATCTTGGCCTCGCTGGACACTTTTAAGAAGATGTGGGTGTCCAAAAAGGAGTATGAAGAGGATGGCTCCCGTGCTATTCATCGTAAAACCTTCTAG